The DNA window aagagcctatatgaatagcatcccatatgctaatatagttggttctttgatgtatgctatggtctgtactagacccgacatagcatacgcagtaagtcttgtaagcaggtacatggcgaatcctggaaaggctcatggcaagcattgaagtggattctaaggtacataaatggatctctaaacagagtcttaatttatggtggagccttgggtgaagatagtaaagcaccaatagaaggatatgtcgactctgattatgcaggttgtatggattctagaaagtctatttctggatatgttttcactatgtttggcacagcaattagttggaaagcaactcttcagaaggttgttgctctatcaaccactgaagcggaatatattgctctcactgaagctgtgaaagaagcattgtggcttgaaggttttgcggaggagctgaaacttcaaggtcgaggtatcactgttaaatgtgatagtcaaagtgcaatacacctgtcaaagaattcagcctatcatgagcgaactaagcacattgatgtgaggctgcatttcgtcagaggagtaatcgagcgtggagaagtccaagtgctgaaggtttcgactgaagacaatgctgctgatatgatcaccaagacattgccgagttgcaagtttttccactgtatgcagttgataaagctgcgtgaagaaagctagtctgttccttgacgttgtagagttaggtccaaggtggagatttgtgagatattagtcgcaagtagacgagaaataatttttatttaattaatttaataaactcttattaattctctcctcgacccaactgaaactatcagtcgctttagacgagagataaaaatatacaaattaaaacactttcaatttgctgcccgcgatgatcaatctatcgatctgagcaatcagcaatgcccTTAACCCGTTAGCTATgctgaccaaatccattggtcaccgcatctaacggtgccatatcaaatcagggttgtacgcccaaacaaacattcaaaacacaccaaACCACGACACttcggatttttatcctaggcaattcgaatacattcaaatcaaattcaattcaaaggcgtacaatcctgtgcccgaactacgttgactctgattctccctaaggagatacgtaggcacttggataaccaaggcgagtccccttcctaaaaatctcaatttttccctatTCACCTCCTTagctcaatattttagccataaacctttaccttagattcaaagccaataggaaagggttgagggtgcctaataccttccctcaacctgattataataacttacccaaaaatctcttaactgcgtagggtttcctattcgcccttcagaataggtggcgactctaaaagctaaatttttagggcaggttgctacagctggcgactctgctggggaaaatcatcaatggtgaattattatgctcctaaggcttgagagggtttaggtttggcaaattatttaggtttgtggcGAGCGATTAGGGTTTGgcaatttgccatttttagggtttgggggaaggtttatttttttaataaatatttaattctttatttatttattgttttcctTAAATGTTTATTTGTCATATCTGTATAAAATGCTTAATTGTtataatttgcactgttgggttTTATATGTGATTGTTGTTAAGcttaagcgtgggaattataataatgaccagaggggaattacatcgcctacgagtcttattataattccactcagagtgggttagatattcggaaaggtctgatacgaggctcgaccttgttgagggctggactgggtatttagctgatctctctgggaaccaacccctaaaattcgaacctcatggaccaatgagtcgttccaaaatccaaagagacaaaaagtctcggcggctacgaacgatcccatgagaccttctagaacattcctatgggaagggtaggctcccgagccgttacgttgaacctatgaacctagggcttatgtgcttatgtgtttaactGTACGCTTTCATTATTTGTTACATATCTCATATAATTGCGGCATTCaccatgcatcatgtgcattcttgcatcatgtcttatccaaaaaataatgaaaaagataaaaaaaaaaaaaaaggaaaagaggaGTTATTACATCAATGGATGTGGGTAAGACATAAACACGCATAAAACATATCATTCatggaccattgggaaggataatctaacatcccgaccgtcttatcagacaagatttcagcaaaagaaatcaatggagcagctagaacagaatcaagcagTCCTTCGTGAGGAAGTGACCCAATTGAAAGGCACTGTTGAGGATCTCAAaggaggaatgacccaaatgctgagcttcatgaaagatctcATGGATAAGCAAGAAAAGGCTAAGGAGGTTCAAGACCAGTACGAGGAGATCCCCAACGAtggaaacccgctgctaggatttgtttcaggctttggcccggctaaggacagacctcaggtccgatctgtcaggagagctatccaattccaagagaaaggagagacctctcaagaagggtttgtccccactccacaaacaaaagggacaacccgcacagttcgcattcctgctaacaatgtcctTAAGGAtaatgattacctggatctacaatacggagtacaagaggtggacaacacagaccaagcacctcagacacagcagtctattcctaactctggggaagactccaaggacaatgaacaaatcaaggcactagaggagagactaaaagtAGTAGAAGGGTACGATGCTTTTGAGGTGGATGctttcgaaatgagtttggtctcagacttgactatcccacacaaattcaagattcctgacttcgagaaatacaaaggactcacatgtccgaggaaccacttgcgcatgtatgtgcgaaaaatggctgcctatgctcacgatcaaaagctaatgatacacttcttccaagatagcttaagcgaggcatctgttgactggtacatgcaattggagaaatcttatatacgaagctggaatgatcttgctaacacattcttgaagcaatacaagtacaacctggacatggcacccaaccggatgcaattacaaaacatgtcacagaagaaggatgaatcattcatggagtatgcccaaaggtggagggaaatggcttctcgagtccaacctcccttgatggaaaaagaactggtggacatatttatgagtactttgcaagggccatactatgataagatggtcgaaagcatatcttcagggttctcggacttggtcgtcattggtgaaaggattgtaaatgggataaaaaatgggaagatacaaggggcatcctcaggttcctatcaagcAAAGAAATCATATGatggaaaaaaggaacccaacactgtgggggcaatcctggttaatcagaccccGACAGTACAACAaaaggatcagcaaaagcaacagggtggccaacgcccctggaggtccaagccaaaacgatcatttactccattgcacatgccattgtctcaagctttgcaatacTTGCTCAGTCAAAATTTGAtaactctactacctccatactcagctccagctaaccccgctcctgggtacaagcatcatgctaggtgcgcttatcattcagatagtcctggccatgatacagaggactgtgggccgttgaagcacaagatccaagatctaATTGAAGAAGgactcattgagttcgaagagcctcgcaagtctgatgctataagtggctagaaggagggtttcttaaatcattagtttttgttttcatttgcaatttcctttcagtttgtttaaacattggtttgcggtatacgctatgtactttacaataatcattaatgcattgcttacgtttgtcttggtttattcctagtgttttcactatattcaaaactgtgtttttacttggttttattatttgtgatattcaacttttgttcaaagatgtgtacctttagagggagaatgacgaaaacgataccacaatatcatacagtacgctttcgaacagaccgtgttgacgatgtacaggcattgtttcaattccaatacagtggagatataaggatgttaatccttcgtcaacccctttgagcctaagaagtaggagttttccttcacatacaaaataaaaaccctcaaaatataacctggggtagggtagctgttcagttaacttgattatcccaaattgttcctttgaacataatcactgatggttctccgtcataattaaacctggcagtcaatgtccgtaaagaaaaagaaaagaaaacaacgcaaggcctgccaagtcaaaacctattaagggagACTTAGGCGAAATTGgtgcatcccgctgactgtaattttaaataaacagttcaggcaaaaattagggataataaagtaaaaaaagggTCACTATATACCCTTGagaaaaggaaaatattacaaaaggagGATGACTGTCTTTGctgataaacctttggtttttgaaccatcataaatgtcaatgtcataattcccaaagtcttttggagcctaAATACACAGTtagctgagcataggactggagaacatcacgaagaaaggggtgggttaaataaattttgagccttatatcttttgtttcttaaaaccgtgaaccaaggccacgttacaacccttaaaagtcctaattgaaacatggttagttcgaaagcataccgttaccaaaggtatcctgactccttaaggtctactataactcttgagttgatatcactttcttacaaaaaaactttgttttactcaaaaatgtttttaagctttcaagacaaacatatgcattcgcatcttatgaatttcattgtaAAGCACACTGGTCTATATAGATTCAAATGTTTTAACATCGGGGAGAAGTCGcgtggggcatggctaatggctaaaaacctACTGACAGGCGAGATAACTTTAAAagcatatcaaagaagaaatatctCTTACGCCTGACTCGGATGGCTATTGTATACACAGGGCATAGCCCGTTGTTAGCCTATTtatctggggcaatctaatcaagatccatggaatctctcaaagacTCTGAatagctgtcgctaccgcgaaaaatggatcagagtcgccactaatatatttatcccataagggaaaggaataccaggaaacctaactcagaacaagaacaaggtctttcgaccagagaacagggcacgggagtcggttacgcaaggggaaggtgttagcacccctcgcgcccatcgtactcgatggtatccacctatgtttgtttctatctaaagggtgtatatctatgtctaaacctagatgcgaatgaatgcaaaagaaaaacggggaaaagaaggaattatttacaagtgtgctcgcttaggccccgcgacccaatgcctacgtatccttttcaggaatcagagcgaccgtagttcggctccaaagttttcatttgttttgtgttttttagttgaacagaggttaaggtcacaatccacgacgctcgacctttggagacttatacgcctagttttggaaaggacttaacttgttcttaagcgcctaacaaggcaaaagaatgaacttgggtttgtgttttttatgtaactacatgatgaacaaaacccaatacaaggtttcgcaccacttcgtcactttgttttaatttgagcctttattaagtgttttaagtgtttttggttgagtattttttaaggggaatttatttgcgattagaatcacataaaatgtataatgatcaagcagcagattagggaatgaatctcactcacttctatcccattatataatgttcaagaaacagattagggaatgaatcccactcatttctatctcattaattaatgtttgagaaacagattagggaatgaatctcactcatttctctcccattaagtagtgaccgagaaacagattagggaatgaatcccacttatttctatgccactaagtgattgagaaacagattagggaatgaatcccactcatttctctatcacttccttaatgtgattcgcctctttatttattagtgttttattgttgaaaaagaaaaaggatgaacaaaggggaactaacctattctctaatctacgTTATTCTATTCTCCTGCGTCATTGGTCGAACATCTAACTCCTCAGATATCGTCCATAGTACCTTCATGTCGACCAGGAACGCCCTTCTGCTCGCCCAACGGCTAGTTCCAAGCAGCTTCCCAGGATTCGTAAATTTACTCCTAGAATCCTGGCAGTCACACGTTTTGGGCCTAGATCCACAATTCAGCCCAAAACGCTGACCAATGGCCATGCGCTTGGGGTTTATATGAACTCTCTCCCTCGAGAGGGTCAAGTAACACAATTTTAAAACCATAAACACTATATCATATATGTACTCATACTTACTTAATCGTCGGAGTGTCTTACAGTCTTGCATGTACATCCCTTCCTCTTTATCACCAACACTGTGTAAGACGTTCGTGGCCCTTTCTAGTTCTGATCTCATGTCGGTACATAATTGTATGAAGTAACAACTATTTTCCTCTAAAATTAAATTTCAGCCTATATATAATACAattgttttattaaattttagCCTATATATAATACAATTGTTTTATTAAATTTCAGCCTATATATAGTACAATTGTTTTAAGTAAATCTTACAAAAAAGGGTAGAAGTCGTTTAAGCTGGACTTTTTGGTTAAAAACTAAACATAATTAAGTGCAAAAAAGGTAATGAAACACAGTCATTTGTGTACTATTGCATGCCTAAAGAAGAGGTGCACAGAGCAAACAACAAGAACTTTCAGTATACTTTAAACTTCCATTAGAATTAGGATAACATGAAATACAATTCAACTAGCCACTTTTTTTTGGTCAAATCTATATAAAAGGACAAAAGCAGCATATAGTAAAGTGAAAAAGCAAAAAACTAGAATTCCATCATCACATTCAGAAGTGTGCAAGCCAAAAGAACTGATTAGAGAAGAATCCTAAACAAATATTACAAGCCTCTTCATTCTTTAAAAAACCTATTCCAATAACCAAAAATCATCATAATAATAAACCAaatacattcattcattcatGCAAACACTTTAATGTTCAAAATATACCATCAAAAGCAAACTATTGCTATTTGCCACCACTCTTTTTCTTCAACAGGCTTCCAAACTTACCAAGCAaagctttcttcttcttcttcaccgcTTGTTGTTTTGTCGGCGAACTTCCACCGCCCTCAATGTTCTCTGTCGCAGATGTTCCATTTGTCTCGCTATCGTCTATCTttgactcaacttcctcttcaaacGATtcttctggttctgttactttcTCTGGCGAGAACTCCTTTTTCTCTATCTTGCAGCTCTCCCACATTTTCAATTCAACAGaatcatcttctttctttccctcatcttctttctttggctTTCCATTCACATTATCAGATTTGAAAGATTCTGTTTTCTCAAACTTGTCTTTCAAGACAATATCTTCTTCATGGGCCGAAACTGAAACCGGAACCAAAAGCTCTTCTTTAGATATGCCGCTTTCTCCTCCATGTCCATTCTCTTCAGAGAATTCTACTACTTTAGGAAGCAAATCGTAGTCCTTCTCGCTATCGGTGAGATCACCGTTTTCCACGCTTTGGTTTCGTGTTGTAGCTTCTTCAAGCGACTTAGATAGCTCCTCCACCTTCTTAATGGACGTGTATTCTCTAGACCGGAGGTCCtcgttttcttgaaaaatattctGAAACTCGTTTTCTTTATCCAATAAACTCTCCTTCAACTTCATGTTCTCAGCATGTGCTTCTTTAAGTGCTTCCTGCAGATGGATCACCTCAGCCTCAACTTCTTTCATGTTTTCCTTTAGTTGAGCTTCTTCCTCTCTTTTGACATTCGCTTCTTCCTCGGTTTCTTTCAGTAAAGAAATCAACCTGTTTATTTCGTTTCCGAGGGAAGAGTTTTCTTCTTCGGTTTTCTTTAAGCAGCTCACAAGATGATGTTCTTTCTGCTCCCACTCCACCTTGGAGTTTGCAATATCATTGTTGGAATTTTCAATACTAGATGTAAGAACATCAATCTCATGATGTGCATTGTTAAGCATGGACTCGAATTTTTCTTCACTAGCTTCTAAGACCGATTTTAAATCTTGAATCTGAGTCTCATAGCTTTCATGTTCGGCTTGGTAAGATAATAGCTTCTCTTTGGATTCTCGGGCTTCTGCAGATACTTCATGTAACGCAGAAGCTAAGCTATCCATGGCCTTTTTGGTCTTTTCTTCTTCGTTTCGAGAAATCTCCAATTCATTGGTGAGTTTGCTTTTCTCTTCTAATAGGGTCTGCACACTTGAAGCTGAAAGCTTTTCGTTGTTCAATGCCTGAACTTTCTCTTTAGTAACCGCCTCGATTTCAGATTCGAGAGATTCAATCCTCTTCGACATTTCAAGACTTTCTTCCTTAGCCACAAGAAGACAGTGCTCTGAGTCCTCGAGATCTCCTCTTTGCCTCCCAATTGTCATttccaacattgccactttctcTTTAAGACTAGAAATTTCAGATTCTGCATCATGCAATAATTCATTTTTACTTTCTAGCTGTTTTGTTGCAGATTCCAAGGACAATGACACGGATCTCTCTAACTTATTTGCTTCTTCAACTTTCGATTCGAGTTCCTCGATCTTCAATTCTAGTTCCTCAACTTTTTTTCTCCACTCGTCTAGCACACTGTGCGCATAAGATTCAGTCATCTTAGCAGCTTCAAACTCCACATTAAGCTGTTCAATCAAAGCCTCTTTCTCTACCAACTTTTCACCGTAATCCTTCGCCTTTTCAAGCTCTTGCCTAAGATTTTCAATCTCCGTTTGCAGCTCCAACACAATCTTGTTTTCACTTGCCTCAGTTTCCATTTTTGAATCTAGTAAGCCCTTCAACCGTATCAGTTCAGCCGAAAGAATCTCCGCTTTCTCAACATGAAGCTCAGCAATCTTAGTTGCATCATCTGCGTGACTCAGTGCCTGGTTCTTTGCATCACAAGTCATGACGAGTTCATGCTTAACTCGCTGAAGCTCCTGAGTGGTGGTGAGAAGAGCCGACACATCCAAAGCATGCTGGTTCCTCACGCTTTCAAGCTCTTTCTGCCATTCCTCTTCCTTCTTCTGAGCAGCTTCAATTCCAGCCTGTTCCAGCTCAACAGCTCGGAACTTCTCAATCTCCGAATCATCCTCAGCACGCTTCTGAGCCACCATTGCCTCCCTGAGTTTCTCATTTGCTTCCTCAGACACTTTTTGCGCTTCTTTAAGCTCATTTATTGCcttatctttctctttctcagcctGAACCAGCTGTTCCTTCGCTTTCTTTAGATCTTCTTGAGCGACATTTAACTGTGTCTGCAATTCTGAACTCTTTACAGCAACTCTCGGCATTGGCTTCTGAAAAAATTACCAAAATATTAAACCAAATTAATCGAGATCTACTCTCAGAGCAAAAAGTATGAGCAAAGTGATTTTTTCCAGTATCATTTAGCATGCATAATGAACAAGAATTGAAAAGTTCGAATGCTTAAACAGATTTGGAAAAGAAAAAGCAAGTTCAAACGCAACAACCATTTGGCGATAGAACTCGATCTCAAAGAAAGAGGAGACACAAGAAGCTTACATCAGCTGGTGTGGTAGGTCTCGGCGATTTCCTCTCCGCAATCGGCTTTGAATTCAGAGATCGCGGCGATGCTTTTTCAGCAGAAAGGCGCGTAGCTTGCAATGGCGAAGGCGAAGGCGAGTCAGATTCCGGTTTAGACACACCTCTACCAAGCTTACTAACTCTCGGAGTTGCCGGTGATGTTTTATTAGGAGTTGCCGGTGGCACTTTGCTGAGAGTTGCTTTGTTAGGAGTAGCCGGCGACGCTGCTTTGTTCGGCGTAGCCAGCGATGCCGCTTTGTTCGACGATTCCGATAAACCAGATCTATCATATGTTCACAATGTAAACACCATATCAAACAATGCATTAAAATGTCACATCTTGATCAAATTCAAAACATGGATCTAAATTCTAAACCTAAGTTAACTACCTTTTGCTACTAAATTCAGTTACATCTATCTAAATTATCAATCCAAACtcatcaaacaacaacaaaaatgaaCTTTGAGTTAAACCCATTTTCAAAGTTCAAACTttaaacacacacacaaaaaTAGAAACTAAAATCTAAGA is part of the Vicia villosa cultivar HV-30 ecotype Madison, WI linkage group LG2, Vvil1.0, whole genome shotgun sequence genome and encodes:
- the LOC131652553 gene encoding WEB family protein At3g02930, chloroplastic-like; the protein is MASKSRSGLSESSNKAASLATPNKAASPATPNKATLSKVPPATPNKTSPATPRVSKLGRGVSKPESDSPSPSPLQATRLSAEKASPRSLNSKPIAERKSPRPTTPADKPMPRVAVKSSELQTQLNVAQEDLKKAKEQLVQAEKEKDKAINELKEAQKVSEEANEKLREAMVAQKRAEDDSEIEKFRAVELEQAGIEAAQKKEEEWQKELESVRNQHALDVSALLTTTQELQRVKHELVMTCDAKNQALSHADDATKIAELHVEKAEILSAELIRLKGLLDSKMETEASENKIVLELQTEIENLRQELEKAKDYGEKLVEKEALIEQLNVEFEAAKMTESYAHSVLDEWRKKVEELELKIEELESKVEEANKLERSVSLSLESATKQLESKNELLHDAESEISSLKEKVAMLEMTIGRQRGDLEDSEHCLLVAKEESLEMSKRIESLESEIEAVTKEKVQALNNEKLSASSVQTLLEEKSKLTNELEISRNEEEKTKKAMDSLASALHEVSAEARESKEKLLSYQAEHESYETQIQDLKSVLEASEEKFESMLNNAHHEIDVLTSSIENSNNDIANSKVEWEQKEHHLVSCLKKTEEENSSLGNEINRLISLLKETEEEANVKREEEAQLKENMKEVEAEVIHLQEALKEAHAENMKLKESLLDKENEFQNIFQENEDLRSREYTSIKKVEELSKSLEEATTRNQSVENGDLTDSEKDYDLLPKVVEFSEENGHGGESGISKEELLVPVSVSAHEEDIVLKDKFEKTESFKSDNVNGKPKKEDEGKKEDDSVELKMWESCKIEKKEFSPEKVTEPEESFEEEVESKIDDSETNGTSATENIEGGGSSPTKQQAVKKKKKALLGKFGSLLKKKSGGK